Proteins encoded together in one Chrysemys picta bellii isolate R12L10 chromosome 22, ASM1138683v2, whole genome shotgun sequence window:
- the ADGRE5 gene encoding adhesion G protein-coupled receptor E5 isoform X2: MRTRGDMYPLGLCIALCLGGTVAQNNGTQAVPTPAGTTEDCNNHMLCPANAKCVNNTHCTCLDGYQSHGNRSFFNDTTEICDDINECLGPSLPDCGRYANCKNVPASYYCSCIDGYELSSGKAKFINASENTCQDIDECQGPADCGPHANCTNVPGNYSCSCINGYEPSSGEANFTSASENTCQDMDECLELAGVNCGPHTNCTNMAGSYYCTCSDGYEASSGKANFTHTSESTCQDIDECQQNATICEPHGNCINMPGSYMCKCSWGFGKSHKDTSKICTDIDECKKTPDICSPNATCVNTPGSYWCECRAGYVPSNRNTTLCQELTCPPLLDDDNSAGTKNLLGSFQAQVGRLCKNVLEELKQMNSQNAKEKLQGFLDILEKQINLVGQQSESESVERRHRIATELMATVEKQLRTLALTLRDSTISIASTNGTELGLAVRQAGNQSQETVTLQQSKTQMELNWARAPGQENEGFTLAGLLTYQGMSPILEGAGQVEAPEWYEIGQTRKQAQEPGRPSYRVLSPVVSAFISDPNPQALDLSVSIRFSHPVPENKPNLRLLCAYWEPDSRRWATGGCTLQNLTTNSTRCQCNHLTSFAVLMAFYELEDWTLDVITKVGLVISLLCLLLSIVTFLFCRALKGPRTTIHLHLCLALFIAYTVFLTGTSSTGNRVVCGMVAGLLHYFFLAAFCWMCLEGAELYLLVVQVFTPHGLRRRYMFLLGYGVPALIVGISAATYSEGYGTARHCWLSLEKQFIWSFLAPVCIIIAVNAVIFVVTVWKLSLKFADINPDMSQLKKLRVLTITAIAQLCILGTTWIFGLFQFNQRTLVVSYIFTILNSLQGLFIFLLHCLLKKQVRDEYRRWLSCGGLKRPAKYSDFSTSTATRQGLQPSEESGL, translated from the exons CTGTTCCCACCCCTGCAGGTACCACTGAGGACTGCAACAACCATATGCTGTGCCCAGCAAACGCCAAGTGTGTGAACAACacccactgcacctgcctggaTGGATACCAGTCACATGGGAATCGCTCCTTCTTCAATGACACAACGGAGATCTGTGACG ATATTAACGAGTGTCTGGGGCCAAGCCTGCCAGACTGCGGACGCTACGCAAACTGCAAGAACGTGCCTGCGAGTTACTACTGCAGCTGCATCGATGGCTACGAGCtcagctctgggaaagccaaGTTCATAAACGCGAGTGAGaacacctgccagg ATATTGACGAGTGTCAGGGCCCGGCAGACTGCGGACCCCACGCAAACTGCACCAATGTGCCTGGGAATTACTCCTGCAGCTGCATCAACGGCTacgagcccagctctggggaagCCAACTTCACCAGTGCGAGTGAGaacacctgccagg ATATGGATGAGTGTCTGGAACTGGCTGGAGTAAACTGTGGACCCCACACAAACTGCACCAACATGGCTGGGAGTTACTACTGCACCTGCAGTGATGGCTACGAGGccagctctgggaaagccaaCTTCACGCACACGAGTGAGAGCACCTGCCAGG ACATTGACGAGTGCCAGCAAAACGCCACAATCTGTGAGCCCCACGGGAACTGCATCAACATGCCAGGGAGTTACATGTGTAAATGCAGTTGGGGATTTGGGAAGAGTCATAAGGATACGTCTAAGATCTGCACAG ACATCGATGAGTGCAAGAAGACCCCAGATATCTGCAGCCCCAACGCCACGTGTGTCAACACCCCCGGAAGCTACTGGTGTGAGTGCCGGGCCGGCTACGTCCCCTCCAACAGAAACACGACCCTGTGCCAAG agctcacctgccccccgctGCTGGATGATGACAACTCTGCCGGAACCAAG AACCTCCTGGGCAGCTTCCAGGCACAGGTGGGACGTCTCTGCAAGAAtgtgctggaggagctgaagcagaTGAACTCTCAGAACGCCAAAGAGAAGCTGCAG GGCTTCTTGGACATTCTGGAGAAGCAGATAAATCTGGTCGGGCAGCAGAGCGAGAGCGAGAGCGTGGAGCGGAGACACCGGATCGCGACGGAGCTGATGGccacagtggagaagcagctaaGAACGCTGGCCCTGACCCTGCGTGACAGCACGATCAGTATCGCATCCACCAATGGCACAG agctggggctggcggtCAGGCAGGCTGGGAACCAGAGCCAGGAGACCGTGACGCTGCAGCAGAGCAAGACGCAGATGGAATTAAActgggccagagccccagggcaggAAAATGAAG GCTTCACGCTGGCCGGGCTGCTGACATACCAGGGGATGAGCCCCATCCTGGAAGGTGCTGGGCAGGTGGAGGCGCCCGAGTGGTACGAGATTGGCCAGACCAGGAAGCAGGCGCAGGAGCCCGGGCGGCCCAGCTACCGTGTGCTGTCTCCAGTGGTGTCGGCCTTCATCAGTGACCCGAACCCCCAGGCACTCGACCTCTCCGTCAGCATCCGCTTCAGCCACCCAGTGCCG GAGAACAAGCCCAACCTGCGCCTCCTCTGCGCCTACTGGGAGCCTGACAGCAGGCGCTGGGCCACCGGCGGCTGCACCCTGCAGAACTTGACCACCAACAGCACCCGCTGCCAGTGCAACCACCTGACCAGCTTCGCCGTGCTCATGGCCTTCTACGAGCTGGAG GACTGGACCCTGGACGTCATCACCAAGGTGGGGCTGGTGATCTCGCTGCTGTGCCTGCTGCTGTCCATCGTcaccttcctcttctgccgcgCCCTCAAGGGCCCCCGCACCACCATCCACCTGCACCTCTGCCTGGCGCTCTTCATCGCCTACACCGTCTTCCTCACCGGCACCTCCAGCACCGGCAACAGG GTGGTGTGCGGCATGGTGGCCGGGCTCCTGCACTATTTCTTCTTGGCCGCCTTCTGCTGGATGTGCCTGGAGGGCGCCGAGCTCTACCTGCTGGTGGTTCAGGTCTTCACCCCCCACGGCCTCAGGCGCCGCTACATGTTCCTGCTGGGCTACGGCGTGCCGGCCCTCATCGTGGGCATCTCGGCCGCCACCTACAGCGAGGGCTACGGCACGGCGCGCCA ctgctgGCTCTCGCTGGAGAAGCAATTCATCTGGAGCTTCCTGGCGCCCGTCTGCATCATCATCGCG GTCAACGCCGTGATCTTCGTGGTCACCGTCTGGAAGCTGTCGCTGAAATTTGCTGACATCAACCCCGACATGAGCCAGCTGAAGAAGCTCAG ggtgCTCACCATCACGGCCATCGCCCAGCTCTGCATCCTGGGCACCACCTGGATCTTCGGCCTGTTCCAGTTCAACCAGCGCACCCTGGTCGTCTCCTACATCTTCACCATCCTCAACAGCCTGCAGGGGCTCTTCATCTTCCTGCTGCACTGTCTGCTCAAGAAACAG gtGAGGGACGAGTACCGCAGGTGGCTGAGCTGCGGCGGCCTCAAGAGACCGGCCAAGTACTCCGACTTCTCCACCTCGACCGCCACGCGG cAGGGGCTCCAGCCGTCGGAGGAGTCAGGGTTGTAG
- the ADGRE5 gene encoding adhesion G protein-coupled receptor E5 isoform X5: MDLARRLLTLGLCIALCLGGTVAQNNGTQGTTEDCNNHMLCPANAKCVNNTHCTCLDGYQSHGNRSFFNDTTEICDDINECLGPSLPDCGRYANCKNVPASYYCSCIDGYELSSGKAKFINASENTCQDIDECQGPADCGPHANCTNVPGNYSCSCINGYEPSSGEANFTSASENTCQDMDECLELAGVNCGPHTNCTNMAGSYYCTCSDGYEASSGKANFTHTSESTCQDIDECQQNATICEPHGNCINMPGSYMCKCSWGFGKSHKDTSKICTDIDECKKTPDICSPNATCVNTPGSYWCECRAGYVPSNRNTTLCQELTCPPLLDDDNSAGTKNLLGSFQAQVGRLCKNVLEELKQMNSQNAKEKLQGFLDILEKQINLVGQQSESESVERRHRIATELMATVEKQLRTLALTLRDSTISIASTNGTELGLAVRQAGNQSQETVTLQQSKTQMELNWARAPGQENEGFTLAGLLTYQGMSPILEGAGQVEAPEWYEIGQTRKQAQEPGRPSYRVLSPVVSAFISDPNPQALDLSVSIRFSHPVPENKPNLRLLCAYWEPDSRRWATGGCTLQNLTTNSTRCQCNHLTSFAVLMAFYELEDWTLDVITKVGLVISLLCLLLSIVTFLFCRALKGPRTTIHLHLCLALFIAYTVFLTGTSSTGNRVVCGMVAGLLHYFFLAAFCWMCLEGAELYLLVVQVFTPHGLRRRYMFLLGYGVPALIVGISAATYSEGYGTARHCWLSLEKQFIWSFLAPVCIIIAVNAVIFVVTVWKLSLKFADINPDMSQLKKLRVLTITAIAQLCILGTTWIFGLFQFNQRTLVVSYIFTILNSLQGLFIFLLHCLLKKQVRDEYRRWLSCGGLKRPAKYSDFSTSTATRGLQPSEESGL; encoded by the exons GTACCACTGAGGACTGCAACAACCATATGCTGTGCCCAGCAAACGCCAAGTGTGTGAACAACacccactgcacctgcctggaTGGATACCAGTCACATGGGAATCGCTCCTTCTTCAATGACACAACGGAGATCTGTGACG ATATTAACGAGTGTCTGGGGCCAAGCCTGCCAGACTGCGGACGCTACGCAAACTGCAAGAACGTGCCTGCGAGTTACTACTGCAGCTGCATCGATGGCTACGAGCtcagctctgggaaagccaaGTTCATAAACGCGAGTGAGaacacctgccagg ATATTGACGAGTGTCAGGGCCCGGCAGACTGCGGACCCCACGCAAACTGCACCAATGTGCCTGGGAATTACTCCTGCAGCTGCATCAACGGCTacgagcccagctctggggaagCCAACTTCACCAGTGCGAGTGAGaacacctgccagg ATATGGATGAGTGTCTGGAACTGGCTGGAGTAAACTGTGGACCCCACACAAACTGCACCAACATGGCTGGGAGTTACTACTGCACCTGCAGTGATGGCTACGAGGccagctctgggaaagccaaCTTCACGCACACGAGTGAGAGCACCTGCCAGG ACATTGACGAGTGCCAGCAAAACGCCACAATCTGTGAGCCCCACGGGAACTGCATCAACATGCCAGGGAGTTACATGTGTAAATGCAGTTGGGGATTTGGGAAGAGTCATAAGGATACGTCTAAGATCTGCACAG ACATCGATGAGTGCAAGAAGACCCCAGATATCTGCAGCCCCAACGCCACGTGTGTCAACACCCCCGGAAGCTACTGGTGTGAGTGCCGGGCCGGCTACGTCCCCTCCAACAGAAACACGACCCTGTGCCAAG agctcacctgccccccgctGCTGGATGATGACAACTCTGCCGGAACCAAG AACCTCCTGGGCAGCTTCCAGGCACAGGTGGGACGTCTCTGCAAGAAtgtgctggaggagctgaagcagaTGAACTCTCAGAACGCCAAAGAGAAGCTGCAG GGCTTCTTGGACATTCTGGAGAAGCAGATAAATCTGGTCGGGCAGCAGAGCGAGAGCGAGAGCGTGGAGCGGAGACACCGGATCGCGACGGAGCTGATGGccacagtggagaagcagctaaGAACGCTGGCCCTGACCCTGCGTGACAGCACGATCAGTATCGCATCCACCAATGGCACAG agctggggctggcggtCAGGCAGGCTGGGAACCAGAGCCAGGAGACCGTGACGCTGCAGCAGAGCAAGACGCAGATGGAATTAAActgggccagagccccagggcaggAAAATGAAG GCTTCACGCTGGCCGGGCTGCTGACATACCAGGGGATGAGCCCCATCCTGGAAGGTGCTGGGCAGGTGGAGGCGCCCGAGTGGTACGAGATTGGCCAGACCAGGAAGCAGGCGCAGGAGCCCGGGCGGCCCAGCTACCGTGTGCTGTCTCCAGTGGTGTCGGCCTTCATCAGTGACCCGAACCCCCAGGCACTCGACCTCTCCGTCAGCATCCGCTTCAGCCACCCAGTGCCG GAGAACAAGCCCAACCTGCGCCTCCTCTGCGCCTACTGGGAGCCTGACAGCAGGCGCTGGGCCACCGGCGGCTGCACCCTGCAGAACTTGACCACCAACAGCACCCGCTGCCAGTGCAACCACCTGACCAGCTTCGCCGTGCTCATGGCCTTCTACGAGCTGGAG GACTGGACCCTGGACGTCATCACCAAGGTGGGGCTGGTGATCTCGCTGCTGTGCCTGCTGCTGTCCATCGTcaccttcctcttctgccgcgCCCTCAAGGGCCCCCGCACCACCATCCACCTGCACCTCTGCCTGGCGCTCTTCATCGCCTACACCGTCTTCCTCACCGGCACCTCCAGCACCGGCAACAGG GTGGTGTGCGGCATGGTGGCCGGGCTCCTGCACTATTTCTTCTTGGCCGCCTTCTGCTGGATGTGCCTGGAGGGCGCCGAGCTCTACCTGCTGGTGGTTCAGGTCTTCACCCCCCACGGCCTCAGGCGCCGCTACATGTTCCTGCTGGGCTACGGCGTGCCGGCCCTCATCGTGGGCATCTCGGCCGCCACCTACAGCGAGGGCTACGGCACGGCGCGCCA ctgctgGCTCTCGCTGGAGAAGCAATTCATCTGGAGCTTCCTGGCGCCCGTCTGCATCATCATCGCG GTCAACGCCGTGATCTTCGTGGTCACCGTCTGGAAGCTGTCGCTGAAATTTGCTGACATCAACCCCGACATGAGCCAGCTGAAGAAGCTCAG ggtgCTCACCATCACGGCCATCGCCCAGCTCTGCATCCTGGGCACCACCTGGATCTTCGGCCTGTTCCAGTTCAACCAGCGCACCCTGGTCGTCTCCTACATCTTCACCATCCTCAACAGCCTGCAGGGGCTCTTCATCTTCCTGCTGCACTGTCTGCTCAAGAAACAG gtGAGGGACGAGTACCGCAGGTGGCTGAGCTGCGGCGGCCTCAAGAGACCGGCCAAGTACTCCGACTTCTCCACCTCGACCGCCACGCGG GGGCTCCAGCCGTCGGAGGAGTCAGGGTTGTAG
- the ADGRE5 gene encoding adhesion G protein-coupled receptor E5 isoform X4, giving the protein MRTRGDMYPLGLCIALCLGGTVAQNNGTQGTTEDCNNHMLCPANAKCVNNTHCTCLDGYQSHGNRSFFNDTTEICDDINECLGPSLPDCGRYANCKNVPASYYCSCIDGYELSSGKAKFINASENTCQDIDECQGPADCGPHANCTNVPGNYSCSCINGYEPSSGEANFTSASENTCQDMDECLELAGVNCGPHTNCTNMAGSYYCTCSDGYEASSGKANFTHTSESTCQDIDECQQNATICEPHGNCINMPGSYMCKCSWGFGKSHKDTSKICTDIDECKKTPDICSPNATCVNTPGSYWCECRAGYVPSNRNTTLCQELTCPPLLDDDNSAGTKNLLGSFQAQVGRLCKNVLEELKQMNSQNAKEKLQGFLDILEKQINLVGQQSESESVERRHRIATELMATVEKQLRTLALTLRDSTISIASTNGTELGLAVRQAGNQSQETVTLQQSKTQMELNWARAPGQENEGFTLAGLLTYQGMSPILEGAGQVEAPEWYEIGQTRKQAQEPGRPSYRVLSPVVSAFISDPNPQALDLSVSIRFSHPVPENKPNLRLLCAYWEPDSRRWATGGCTLQNLTTNSTRCQCNHLTSFAVLMAFYELEDWTLDVITKVGLVISLLCLLLSIVTFLFCRALKGPRTTIHLHLCLALFIAYTVFLTGTSSTGNRVVCGMVAGLLHYFFLAAFCWMCLEGAELYLLVVQVFTPHGLRRRYMFLLGYGVPALIVGISAATYSEGYGTARHCWLSLEKQFIWSFLAPVCIIIAVNAVIFVVTVWKLSLKFADINPDMSQLKKLRVLTITAIAQLCILGTTWIFGLFQFNQRTLVVSYIFTILNSLQGLFIFLLHCLLKKQVRDEYRRWLSCGGLKRPAKYSDFSTSTATRQGLQPSEESGL; this is encoded by the exons GTACCACTGAGGACTGCAACAACCATATGCTGTGCCCAGCAAACGCCAAGTGTGTGAACAACacccactgcacctgcctggaTGGATACCAGTCACATGGGAATCGCTCCTTCTTCAATGACACAACGGAGATCTGTGACG ATATTAACGAGTGTCTGGGGCCAAGCCTGCCAGACTGCGGACGCTACGCAAACTGCAAGAACGTGCCTGCGAGTTACTACTGCAGCTGCATCGATGGCTACGAGCtcagctctgggaaagccaaGTTCATAAACGCGAGTGAGaacacctgccagg ATATTGACGAGTGTCAGGGCCCGGCAGACTGCGGACCCCACGCAAACTGCACCAATGTGCCTGGGAATTACTCCTGCAGCTGCATCAACGGCTacgagcccagctctggggaagCCAACTTCACCAGTGCGAGTGAGaacacctgccagg ATATGGATGAGTGTCTGGAACTGGCTGGAGTAAACTGTGGACCCCACACAAACTGCACCAACATGGCTGGGAGTTACTACTGCACCTGCAGTGATGGCTACGAGGccagctctgggaaagccaaCTTCACGCACACGAGTGAGAGCACCTGCCAGG ACATTGACGAGTGCCAGCAAAACGCCACAATCTGTGAGCCCCACGGGAACTGCATCAACATGCCAGGGAGTTACATGTGTAAATGCAGTTGGGGATTTGGGAAGAGTCATAAGGATACGTCTAAGATCTGCACAG ACATCGATGAGTGCAAGAAGACCCCAGATATCTGCAGCCCCAACGCCACGTGTGTCAACACCCCCGGAAGCTACTGGTGTGAGTGCCGGGCCGGCTACGTCCCCTCCAACAGAAACACGACCCTGTGCCAAG agctcacctgccccccgctGCTGGATGATGACAACTCTGCCGGAACCAAG AACCTCCTGGGCAGCTTCCAGGCACAGGTGGGACGTCTCTGCAAGAAtgtgctggaggagctgaagcagaTGAACTCTCAGAACGCCAAAGAGAAGCTGCAG GGCTTCTTGGACATTCTGGAGAAGCAGATAAATCTGGTCGGGCAGCAGAGCGAGAGCGAGAGCGTGGAGCGGAGACACCGGATCGCGACGGAGCTGATGGccacagtggagaagcagctaaGAACGCTGGCCCTGACCCTGCGTGACAGCACGATCAGTATCGCATCCACCAATGGCACAG agctggggctggcggtCAGGCAGGCTGGGAACCAGAGCCAGGAGACCGTGACGCTGCAGCAGAGCAAGACGCAGATGGAATTAAActgggccagagccccagggcaggAAAATGAAG GCTTCACGCTGGCCGGGCTGCTGACATACCAGGGGATGAGCCCCATCCTGGAAGGTGCTGGGCAGGTGGAGGCGCCCGAGTGGTACGAGATTGGCCAGACCAGGAAGCAGGCGCAGGAGCCCGGGCGGCCCAGCTACCGTGTGCTGTCTCCAGTGGTGTCGGCCTTCATCAGTGACCCGAACCCCCAGGCACTCGACCTCTCCGTCAGCATCCGCTTCAGCCACCCAGTGCCG GAGAACAAGCCCAACCTGCGCCTCCTCTGCGCCTACTGGGAGCCTGACAGCAGGCGCTGGGCCACCGGCGGCTGCACCCTGCAGAACTTGACCACCAACAGCACCCGCTGCCAGTGCAACCACCTGACCAGCTTCGCCGTGCTCATGGCCTTCTACGAGCTGGAG GACTGGACCCTGGACGTCATCACCAAGGTGGGGCTGGTGATCTCGCTGCTGTGCCTGCTGCTGTCCATCGTcaccttcctcttctgccgcgCCCTCAAGGGCCCCCGCACCACCATCCACCTGCACCTCTGCCTGGCGCTCTTCATCGCCTACACCGTCTTCCTCACCGGCACCTCCAGCACCGGCAACAGG GTGGTGTGCGGCATGGTGGCCGGGCTCCTGCACTATTTCTTCTTGGCCGCCTTCTGCTGGATGTGCCTGGAGGGCGCCGAGCTCTACCTGCTGGTGGTTCAGGTCTTCACCCCCCACGGCCTCAGGCGCCGCTACATGTTCCTGCTGGGCTACGGCGTGCCGGCCCTCATCGTGGGCATCTCGGCCGCCACCTACAGCGAGGGCTACGGCACGGCGCGCCA ctgctgGCTCTCGCTGGAGAAGCAATTCATCTGGAGCTTCCTGGCGCCCGTCTGCATCATCATCGCG GTCAACGCCGTGATCTTCGTGGTCACCGTCTGGAAGCTGTCGCTGAAATTTGCTGACATCAACCCCGACATGAGCCAGCTGAAGAAGCTCAG ggtgCTCACCATCACGGCCATCGCCCAGCTCTGCATCCTGGGCACCACCTGGATCTTCGGCCTGTTCCAGTTCAACCAGCGCACCCTGGTCGTCTCCTACATCTTCACCATCCTCAACAGCCTGCAGGGGCTCTTCATCTTCCTGCTGCACTGTCTGCTCAAGAAACAG gtGAGGGACGAGTACCGCAGGTGGCTGAGCTGCGGCGGCCTCAAGAGACCGGCCAAGTACTCCGACTTCTCCACCTCGACCGCCACGCGG cAGGGGCTCCAGCCGTCGGAGGAGTCAGGGTTGTAG
- the ADGRE5 gene encoding adhesion G protein-coupled receptor E5 isoform X6, with amino-acid sequence MDLARRLLTLGLCIALCLGGTVAQNNGTQGTTEDCNNHMLCPANAKCVNNTHCTCLDGYQSHGNRSFFNDTTEICDDINECLGPSLPDCGRYANCKNVPASYYCSCIDGYELSSGKAKFINASENTCQDIDECQGPADCGPHANCTNVPGNYSCSCINGYEPSSGEANFTSASENTCQDMDECLELAGVNCGPHTNCTNMAGSYYCTCSDGYEASSGKANFTHTSESTCQDIDECKKTPDICSPNATCVNTPGSYWCECRAGYVPSNRNTTLCQELTCPPLLDDDNSAGTKNLLGSFQAQVGRLCKNVLEELKQMNSQNAKEKLQGFLDILEKQINLVGQQSESESVERRHRIATELMATVEKQLRTLALTLRDSTISIASTNGTELGLAVRQAGNQSQETVTLQQSKTQMELNWARAPGQENEGFTLAGLLTYQGMSPILEGAGQVEAPEWYEIGQTRKQAQEPGRPSYRVLSPVVSAFISDPNPQALDLSVSIRFSHPVPENKPNLRLLCAYWEPDSRRWATGGCTLQNLTTNSTRCQCNHLTSFAVLMAFYELEDWTLDVITKVGLVISLLCLLLSIVTFLFCRALKGPRTTIHLHLCLALFIAYTVFLTGTSSTGNRVVCGMVAGLLHYFFLAAFCWMCLEGAELYLLVVQVFTPHGLRRRYMFLLGYGVPALIVGISAATYSEGYGTARHCWLSLEKQFIWSFLAPVCIIIAVNAVIFVVTVWKLSLKFADINPDMSQLKKLRVLTITAIAQLCILGTTWIFGLFQFNQRTLVVSYIFTILNSLQGLFIFLLHCLLKKQVRDEYRRWLSCGGLKRPAKYSDFSTSTATRGLQPSEESGL; translated from the exons GTACCACTGAGGACTGCAACAACCATATGCTGTGCCCAGCAAACGCCAAGTGTGTGAACAACacccactgcacctgcctggaTGGATACCAGTCACATGGGAATCGCTCCTTCTTCAATGACACAACGGAGATCTGTGACG ATATTAACGAGTGTCTGGGGCCAAGCCTGCCAGACTGCGGACGCTACGCAAACTGCAAGAACGTGCCTGCGAGTTACTACTGCAGCTGCATCGATGGCTACGAGCtcagctctgggaaagccaaGTTCATAAACGCGAGTGAGaacacctgccagg ATATTGACGAGTGTCAGGGCCCGGCAGACTGCGGACCCCACGCAAACTGCACCAATGTGCCTGGGAATTACTCCTGCAGCTGCATCAACGGCTacgagcccagctctggggaagCCAACTTCACCAGTGCGAGTGAGaacacctgccagg ATATGGATGAGTGTCTGGAACTGGCTGGAGTAAACTGTGGACCCCACACAAACTGCACCAACATGGCTGGGAGTTACTACTGCACCTGCAGTGATGGCTACGAGGccagctctgggaaagccaaCTTCACGCACACGAGTGAGAGCACCTGCCAGG ACATCGATGAGTGCAAGAAGACCCCAGATATCTGCAGCCCCAACGCCACGTGTGTCAACACCCCCGGAAGCTACTGGTGTGAGTGCCGGGCCGGCTACGTCCCCTCCAACAGAAACACGACCCTGTGCCAAG agctcacctgccccccgctGCTGGATGATGACAACTCTGCCGGAACCAAG AACCTCCTGGGCAGCTTCCAGGCACAGGTGGGACGTCTCTGCAAGAAtgtgctggaggagctgaagcagaTGAACTCTCAGAACGCCAAAGAGAAGCTGCAG GGCTTCTTGGACATTCTGGAGAAGCAGATAAATCTGGTCGGGCAGCAGAGCGAGAGCGAGAGCGTGGAGCGGAGACACCGGATCGCGACGGAGCTGATGGccacagtggagaagcagctaaGAACGCTGGCCCTGACCCTGCGTGACAGCACGATCAGTATCGCATCCACCAATGGCACAG agctggggctggcggtCAGGCAGGCTGGGAACCAGAGCCAGGAGACCGTGACGCTGCAGCAGAGCAAGACGCAGATGGAATTAAActgggccagagccccagggcaggAAAATGAAG GCTTCACGCTGGCCGGGCTGCTGACATACCAGGGGATGAGCCCCATCCTGGAAGGTGCTGGGCAGGTGGAGGCGCCCGAGTGGTACGAGATTGGCCAGACCAGGAAGCAGGCGCAGGAGCCCGGGCGGCCCAGCTACCGTGTGCTGTCTCCAGTGGTGTCGGCCTTCATCAGTGACCCGAACCCCCAGGCACTCGACCTCTCCGTCAGCATCCGCTTCAGCCACCCAGTGCCG GAGAACAAGCCCAACCTGCGCCTCCTCTGCGCCTACTGGGAGCCTGACAGCAGGCGCTGGGCCACCGGCGGCTGCACCCTGCAGAACTTGACCACCAACAGCACCCGCTGCCAGTGCAACCACCTGACCAGCTTCGCCGTGCTCATGGCCTTCTACGAGCTGGAG GACTGGACCCTGGACGTCATCACCAAGGTGGGGCTGGTGATCTCGCTGCTGTGCCTGCTGCTGTCCATCGTcaccttcctcttctgccgcgCCCTCAAGGGCCCCCGCACCACCATCCACCTGCACCTCTGCCTGGCGCTCTTCATCGCCTACACCGTCTTCCTCACCGGCACCTCCAGCACCGGCAACAGG GTGGTGTGCGGCATGGTGGCCGGGCTCCTGCACTATTTCTTCTTGGCCGCCTTCTGCTGGATGTGCCTGGAGGGCGCCGAGCTCTACCTGCTGGTGGTTCAGGTCTTCACCCCCCACGGCCTCAGGCGCCGCTACATGTTCCTGCTGGGCTACGGCGTGCCGGCCCTCATCGTGGGCATCTCGGCCGCCACCTACAGCGAGGGCTACGGCACGGCGCGCCA ctgctgGCTCTCGCTGGAGAAGCAATTCATCTGGAGCTTCCTGGCGCCCGTCTGCATCATCATCGCG GTCAACGCCGTGATCTTCGTGGTCACCGTCTGGAAGCTGTCGCTGAAATTTGCTGACATCAACCCCGACATGAGCCAGCTGAAGAAGCTCAG ggtgCTCACCATCACGGCCATCGCCCAGCTCTGCATCCTGGGCACCACCTGGATCTTCGGCCTGTTCCAGTTCAACCAGCGCACCCTGGTCGTCTCCTACATCTTCACCATCCTCAACAGCCTGCAGGGGCTCTTCATCTTCCTGCTGCACTGTCTGCTCAAGAAACAG gtGAGGGACGAGTACCGCAGGTGGCTGAGCTGCGGCGGCCTCAAGAGACCGGCCAAGTACTCCGACTTCTCCACCTCGACCGCCACGCGG GGGCTCCAGCCGTCGGAGGAGTCAGGGTTGTAG